A genomic window from Chlorobium phaeobacteroides DSM 266 includes:
- a CDS encoding B12-binding domain-containing radical SAM protein, translated as MAYFNHVCLVEAPQAIITPFPRFITDCIGICYLAAAVEDVVDSIVIPENYYNDGLFESFRLLLKRQPVDLVGISSMTGCFNNATRLAEIAREHGAFVVMGGFHPTALPEEVLKLSCVDAVVIGEGEATFRELVLKGPSREVKGLAFRDNGGVVYTGVREIIGDIDSIAFPLRSLRPLRYGESGSNYSIDTIYTSRGCPWSCSFCANDQMHKNWRGRSAENVVDEIALLHDPKKKKLLKIWDANFLTNIKRAEAICDLMIDRGLTNFRIMTETRAKDLIRAERILDKLHRVGLSKVGLGIESPNPEILAMMNKKNVLDDVSTAIDLLRKHRVGAEGYFIIGHYTESVEDTVVYPEFAKGLGLKQALFMAMTPYPGTKIFEEYKREEKITSYDWDLYNNFCPVVETRSMDNATLMKMMVYCNVAFCNYWSVMKRNSAGAVLIVMMKDLFQLCLLLRVNKNVGEEQVSSAIFEAFERYLATKPVLEYRGKASLKPLARPLVVTVEHSPGRSIAFVISQDGDKRVLSLVDRRGGAVAEGPVIRLDELIACANCISMDSLMRLLSMNELLRNNPGRKNELLFSVLQDRDAWRLSRRLLMLYSGSFTRRAGARA; from the coding sequence ATGGCTTATTTTAATCACGTTTGTCTTGTTGAGGCTCCTCAGGCGATTATTACGCCTTTTCCCCGGTTTATTACTGATTGTATCGGTATCTGTTATCTTGCCGCGGCGGTTGAGGATGTTGTTGATAGTATCGTGATTCCTGAGAATTATTATAACGACGGCTTGTTTGAAAGTTTTCGTTTGTTGCTGAAGAGGCAACCGGTGGATCTTGTGGGGATCTCTTCAATGACCGGTTGTTTTAATAATGCGACGAGACTTGCCGAGATTGCCAGGGAGCATGGTGCTTTTGTGGTTATGGGGGGGTTTCATCCTACGGCTCTTCCTGAAGAGGTGTTGAAACTTTCATGCGTCGATGCGGTGGTGATCGGGGAGGGTGAGGCTACGTTCAGGGAGCTGGTGCTGAAGGGGCCTTCCCGGGAGGTTAAAGGGCTTGCTTTCAGGGATAACGGGGGGGTTGTGTATACCGGCGTGCGGGAGATTATCGGCGATATTGATTCGATAGCGTTTCCTTTGCGCAGTCTGCGTCCTCTCCGGTATGGGGAGAGCGGGTCGAATTATTCTATTGATACGATTTATACTTCTCGAGGTTGTCCCTGGTCGTGTTCGTTTTGCGCTAATGATCAGATGCATAAGAACTGGCGGGGTAGAAGCGCGGAGAATGTTGTTGATGAAATCGCTCTGTTGCATGATCCGAAAAAGAAGAAGCTGCTCAAGATCTGGGATGCGAATTTTCTGACGAATATCAAGCGGGCGGAGGCTATCTGCGATTTGATGATCGATCGGGGGTTGACCAATTTCAGGATCATGACGGAGACAAGGGCAAAGGATCTGATCAGGGCGGAACGGATTCTGGATAAGCTTCATCGAGTGGGGTTGAGCAAGGTGGGGCTCGGTATCGAGAGTCCTAATCCTGAAATTCTTGCGATGATGAACAAGAAGAATGTGCTTGACGATGTTTCGACGGCTATTGATCTTTTGCGGAAGCATCGCGTTGGCGCCGAGGGGTATTTTATTATCGGTCATTATACGGAGTCTGTCGAGGATACCGTTGTGTATCCTGAGTTTGCCAAGGGGCTTGGCCTGAAGCAGGCTTTGTTTATGGCGATGACTCCCTATCCTGGTACGAAAATATTCGAGGAGTATAAGAGAGAGGAGAAGATTACTTCGTATGACTGGGATCTGTATAATAATTTCTGTCCGGTTGTGGAAACCAGGAGTATGGATAATGCCACGTTGATGAAGATGATGGTTTATTGTAATGTGGCGTTCTGCAATTACTGGTCGGTCATGAAGAGAAATAGTGCCGGCGCTGTTCTTATTGTTATGATGAAGGATCTTTTTCAGCTTTGTCTGCTTTTGCGGGTTAACAAGAATGTTGGGGAGGAGCAGGTTAGCAGCGCTATTTTTGAGGCTTTTGAGCGGTATCTTGCTACGAAACCTGTTCTGGAGTATCGGGGCAAGGCTTCTTTGAAGCCATTGGCGCGCCCTCTTGTGGTGACGGTTGAGCACTCTCCGGGTCGTTCGATTGCGTTTGTTATCAGCCAGGATGGCGATAAACGGGTGCTTTCGCTGGTGGATAGGAGGGGGGGCGCTGTTGCCGAGGGTCCGGTGATCAGGCTCGATGAGCTTATTGCCTGCGCGAACTGTATTTCCATGGATAGCTTGATGCGTCTGCTTTCGATGAACGAGTTATTGAGAAATAATCCCGGAAGGAAAAACGAGCTGCTGTTTTCGGTGCTTCAGGACAGGGACGCCTGGCGTCTTTCAAGAAGGTTGCTTATGCTTTATTCCGGTTCGTTTACAAGGCGTGCCGGAGCGCGGGCATAG
- a CDS encoding metallophosphoesterase family protein, producing the protein MGSVLSENRRIIAIGDVHGCLCSLKELLARIVLEPDDQLVFSGDMIDRGACSKDVVEYLLELGSRFSCFFLMGNHELMLLDYLVTRVPDMWFFGGGEATLRSYNSPDGFDLPSEHLDFFRGCSYFIETENFFFTHGGLDPELSIRDNLRYCKPEEFCWQRAHMRSSFLERNSYNWQKTVVCAHTPVSEPVLLDRLIAIDTGCVYKDNPLLGKLTAVILPERRIVQVSNCD; encoded by the coding sequence ATGGGTTCTGTTTTGTCGGAAAATCGTCGCATTATTGCCATTGGTGATGTGCATGGCTGTTTGTGTTCGCTCAAGGAGCTTCTTGCCCGAATCGTTCTCGAACCTGATGATCAACTGGTGTTTTCAGGCGATATGATTGATCGCGGGGCCTGTTCAAAAGATGTTGTTGAGTATCTTTTGGAGCTTGGTTCGCGGTTCTCCTGTTTTTTTCTTATGGGCAATCATGAGCTGATGCTTCTTGATTATCTTGTTACTCGCGTACCTGATATGTGGTTTTTTGGCGGGGGAGAGGCTACTCTTCGTTCTTATAATAGTCCGGACGGATTTGATCTGCCTTCTGAGCATCTGGATTTTTTCAGGGGGTGTAGTTATTTTATTGAGACGGAGAACTTTTTTTTTACGCATGGAGGGCTTGATCCTGAGCTTTCCATCAGGGATAATCTTCGTTATTGCAAGCCGGAGGAGTTTTGTTGGCAGCGGGCTCATATGCGGAGCTCTTTTCTTGAGAGAAATTCTTACAATTGGCAGAAAACGGTTGTTTGTGCTCATACGCCGGTTTCTGAGCCGGTGTTGCTTGATCGGCTTATCGCTATTGATACCGGGTGCGTTTATAAGGATAATCCTTTGCTTGGTAAGTTGACGGCTGTTATTCTTCCGGAACGGCGGATTGTTCAGGTTTCGAATTGTGATTGA
- a CDS encoding HAD family hydrolase: MIEAVLWDNDGLLVDSEAMFFELTRDAFAEAGFLLDSGFWGVEYLGHGKHSSTLARELGMSPELIGSVLEGRNEAFMERIRRPMPLLPQVHETILALAGKVRLGVVTGSPREKLDLMHQSSGLLEYFDVIITDDEVRNPKPHPEPYLKAMEFLGLEAADCLAVEDSLRGLSSAHAAGIACIVVPNKLTRIQCFDLAFAVEDDVSGVLKQYLALTGRTMPL; encoded by the coding sequence ATGATCGAGGCTGTGTTATGGGATAATGATGGTTTGCTTGTCGATAGTGAGGCGATGTTTTTCGAGCTTACCAGGGATGCGTTTGCCGAAGCGGGGTTTCTGCTCGACAGCGGGTTCTGGGGGGTAGAGTATTTGGGTCATGGTAAGCATAGCAGCACGCTTGCCCGTGAGCTTGGTATGAGTCCGGAGTTGATCGGTTCTGTTCTCGAGGGGCGTAATGAGGCGTTTATGGAGCGTATCAGGCGTCCGATGCCGCTGCTTCCGCAGGTGCATGAAACCATTCTTGCGCTTGCAGGCAAGGTCCGGCTTGGCGTGGTTACCGGGAGTCCAAGGGAGAAGCTCGATCTTATGCATCAGTCAAGCGGTCTTCTGGAGTATTTCGACGTTATCATTACCGATGACGAGGTGCGTAATCCGAAACCTCATCCTGAGCCGTACCTGAAGGCTATGGAGTTTCTTGGACTTGAAGCGGCAGATTGTCTTGCTGTTGAGGACTCTTTGCGGGGTCTCTCTTCGGCGCATGCGGCGGGTATTGCCTGTATTGTAGTGCCGAACAAGCTTACCCGAATACAGTGTTTTGATCTTGCGTTTGCTGTGGAGGATGATGTTTCGGGTGTGTTGAAACAGTATCTTGCCTTGACCGGACGGACGATGCCGCTCTGA
- the glpK gene encoding glycerol kinase GlpK, whose protein sequence is MAILAIDQGTTGTTCVLYNEKAEVLGKAYRELRQIYPCEGWVEHDPEEIWQSVVLCVRELLERCPVTIAALGITNQRETTIVWERASGRPVYHAIVWQCRRTTELCRRFEQEKGMIAEKTGLPLDAYFSATKIRWILDTCSHLSPDALLFGTVDSWLVWKLTGGGVHATDFTNASRTMLYNIREKRWDGELLDLFGIPGSMLPEVRPSMDDFGRVSALDELAGVPVLAVAGDQQAALFGQCCFEPGSIKNTYGTGCFMVMNTGDACIRSHNGLLTTLAIDAGGRPCYALEGSVFIGGAVVQWLRDELQLMKHASESEAMARAAGSNGGVYLVPAFVGLGAPHWQMEARGTIVGLTRGTNKNHIVRAALESIAFESYDVFRAMVADSGISPDALAVDGGAADNGFLMQFQADLLGIPVLKAANIESTSLGAAFLCGLRAGIWKSDGELRMVNRHAQACYPSMEPETRDALLCGWQKALRQTLVR, encoded by the coding sequence ATGGCTATTCTTGCGATTGATCAGGGAACGACGGGAACAACCTGCGTGCTCTATAATGAAAAGGCTGAGGTTCTCGGGAAGGCTTACCGGGAGCTGAGGCAGATTTATCCCTGCGAGGGTTGGGTTGAGCACGATCCGGAAGAGATCTGGCAGAGCGTTGTGCTTTGTGTCCGGGAGCTTCTTGAGCGATGCCCGGTGACGATTGCCGCTCTGGGTATAACGAATCAGCGGGAAACAACGATTGTCTGGGAGCGGGCAAGCGGTCGTCCGGTGTATCATGCGATTGTCTGGCAGTGCAGACGCACGACGGAGCTTTGCCGGCGATTTGAGCAGGAAAAAGGGATGATCGCAGAAAAGACGGGGCTGCCGCTTGATGCGTATTTCAGCGCAACGAAAATCCGCTGGATTCTCGATACCTGTTCTCATCTTTCTCCGGATGCTCTTCTTTTCGGTACGGTTGACAGTTGGCTGGTGTGGAAACTGACCGGCGGCGGGGTTCATGCGACCGATTTTACCAATGCGTCGAGAACGATGCTTTATAATATCAGGGAGAAGCGGTGGGATGGGGAGCTTCTCGATCTGTTTGGAATTCCTGGTTCGATGTTGCCGGAGGTTCGTCCGTCAATGGATGATTTTGGCCGGGTGAGCGCTCTTGATGAGCTGGCGGGGGTGCCGGTGCTTGCGGTTGCCGGCGATCAGCAGGCCGCTCTGTTCGGGCAGTGCTGTTTTGAGCCGGGCTCTATCAAGAATACCTATGGCACGGGTTGTTTTATGGTTATGAATACCGGCGATGCATGTATCCGTTCGCATAACGGTCTTCTGACGACGTTGGCTATTGATGCCGGAGGGCGTCCCTGTTATGCTCTTGAGGGTTCTGTTTTTATCGGCGGCGCGGTGGTTCAGTGGTTGCGCGACGAGTTGCAGTTGATGAAGCATGCTTCGGAGTCTGAGGCGATGGCAAGAGCGGCGGGTTCAAATGGAGGGGTTTATCTTGTTCCTGCTTTTGTCGGCCTCGGGGCGCCTCATTGGCAGATGGAGGCGCGGGGAACGATTGTCGGGTTGACGAGGGGTACGAATAAAAATCATATTGTGCGGGCCGCTCTGGAGTCCATTGCTTTTGAGTCGTACGATGTGTTCAGGGCCATGGTTGCGGATTCGGGAATCTCGCCTGATGCGTTGGCTGTCGATGGCGGGGCGGCGGATAACGGGTTTCTTATGCAGTTTCAGGCGGATCTGCTTGGCATTCCGGTTCTGAAGGCGGCGAATATCGAGTCGACTTCGCTTGGCGCGGCTTTTCTCTGCGGGTTGCGGGCCGGCATCTGGAAGTCAGATGGGGAGTTGCGCATGGTTAATCGGCATGCGCAGGCCTGTTATCCTTCCATGGAGCCCGAGACGAGGGATGCTCTGCTTTGCGGCTGGCAAAAGGCTCTCCGCCAGACGCTGGTGAGGTAG
- a CDS encoding class I SAM-dependent methyltransferase yields MIGFNADLIVSGGGTGDPCGSPWKGAFDRYFQELLKPNIQGLLAVHRSDDPAAFALRFHGRGDLPVRVMAEQLGCRQRAVKKLPILSAFNLLYTPLALEQSSGERAAAYKASFMSGNRVIDLSGGLGVDTVFLAGRFREVVYCERDPLLCAVVEHNLQASGVANVAIKNDDSISLLATYPDDFFDWIFVDPARREEGRRSVALEAASPDVVASHDLLLRHAQRVCIKASPALEISGLKKLLPALRSIVVVSVDRECKEILLLLERGFPSDGIVLVKAVCLSADSEELTDVVGGGEAPRVVASGVKGYLYEPDPAIIKARLSAVLARVSGLEFVNGSVDYLTADVVIDGFPGRMFRVVECIPYKPKSFRAFLERNGITGASIQRRDFPLSAEELRKKYRLVESERVFIFFTRDAAGHPFCIYALRCFSGDDAVPSVPDRNADPEC; encoded by the coding sequence ATGATTGGATTTAATGCTGATCTCATAGTGAGTGGTGGTGGGACGGGCGATCCGTGCGGTAGTCCGTGGAAAGGGGCTTTTGATCGTTATTTTCAGGAGCTCCTCAAGCCAAACATTCAGGGGCTGCTTGCCGTGCATCGTTCCGACGATCCGGCGGCTTTTGCATTGCGGTTTCATGGTCGGGGGGATTTGCCGGTACGGGTAATGGCCGAACAGCTTGGCTGCCGGCAGAGGGCTGTGAAAAAATTGCCGATTCTTTCTGCGTTCAATCTGCTGTATACGCCTTTGGCGCTGGAGCAGTCATCCGGGGAGCGCGCGGCGGCTTACAAGGCTTCTTTTATGTCGGGGAATCGGGTAATTGATTTGAGCGGCGGGCTTGGTGTCGATACCGTGTTTCTTGCCGGGAGGTTTCGGGAGGTGGTCTATTGCGAGCGTGATCCGCTGCTTTGCGCCGTGGTTGAGCATAATCTGCAGGCGAGCGGCGTTGCTAATGTTGCCATAAAGAATGATGACAGCATCAGTTTGCTTGCGACTTACCCGGACGATTTTTTTGACTGGATATTCGTGGATCCTGCTCGCCGTGAGGAGGGGCGTCGCTCTGTGGCGCTTGAGGCGGCAAGTCCGGATGTGGTTGCTTCTCATGATCTGTTGCTTCGTCATGCGCAGCGGGTCTGCATCAAGGCGTCTCCGGCTCTGGAGATCAGCGGGCTGAAAAAACTGTTGCCTGCCTTGCGGTCGATTGTTGTTGTTTCAGTCGACCGGGAGTGCAAGGAGATTCTGCTGTTGCTTGAGCGCGGGTTCCCTTCAGATGGGATTGTGCTGGTTAAAGCGGTCTGCCTGAGCGCTGATTCGGAGGAGTTGACGGATGTTGTTGGTGGTGGTGAGGCGCCGAGGGTGGTTGCGAGCGGGGTGAAGGGGTATCTTTATGAGCCTGATCCGGCTATTATCAAGGCGAGGCTTTCGGCGGTGCTTGCGCGCGTTTCCGGGCTTGAGTTTGTGAACGGGAGCGTTGATTATCTTACTGCGGATGTAGTGATTGACGGGTTTCCGGGCAGGATGTTTCGCGTGGTTGAGTGCATTCCGTACAAGCCGAAAAGTTTCAGGGCTTTTCTGGAGCGTAACGGTATTACCGGGGCAAGCATTCAGCGGCGAGATTTTCCTCTTTCGGCGGAAGAGCTTCGTAAAAAATACCGACTTGTTGAGAGCGAGCGGGTTTTTATTTTTTTTACCAGAGATGCTGCGGGCCATCCGTTCTGCATCTATGCTCTCAGATGTTTTTCTGGAGACGATGCAGTTCCTTCTGTGCCAGACCGAAACGCAGACCCTGAATGCTGA
- a CDS encoding cysteine-rich CWC family protein, with translation MTTDHEVKSSGERESICPVCGERFICAHSASCWCASRKIPAALSEYLAGRYDTCLCATCLDRLIEQFSAAGS, from the coding sequence ATGACAACTGACCATGAAGTGAAGAGCAGCGGCGAGAGAGAGTCGATCTGCCCTGTTTGCGGGGAGCGTTTTATCTGCGCTCATTCGGCCTCCTGCTGGTGCGCATCGCGCAAGATTCCTGCCGCACTCAGCGAGTATCTTGCCGGGCGTTACGATACCTGCCTTTGCGCGACCTGTCTTGACCGGTTGATCGAGCAGTTTTCTGCTGCCGGCAGTTGA
- a CDS encoding AMP-binding protein, whose protein sequence is MSHKPWLDQYDTGVPGTLHPYPEHTLLDVVRRSAELCPDNTALLFKGSTISYGELERLSSALAVSLIVLGIKKGDRVALLMPNSPQMIIAEFGVWKAGAIVVPMNPLSTEHELEHALNECGAETGIVLTPFYEKLKSVEKKTALRRVIASSIKEYLSPFMQLLFTLLKEKKDGHRIALRAGDHMFQDLLLSSRQAGRREFGVRHDETALFLFSGGTTGKPKCAVISHHALVMTGMQIASWFSVILDRGKDVILLNMPLFHVYAQAGIMPAAIIERYPLALVPNPRDLDDLLGTIKKVRPALLPGVPTLFNALIQHPRVKADKDILKSVKLSVSGAAPLLLETKKRFEELTGGRIIDAYSLTESALASVFTPILGTYKQGSVGVPVPDVTIRIVDPEYGRDFCKVLEIGEVIMHAPQLMTGYWQNPAETALTLRDGWLFTGDLGYLDEDGYLFIVDRKKDVIKPGGFQVWPRDVEEVLAAHPAVLEVGVAGVPDPYQGEAVKAWVVLRAGVSVSVEELQAHCRKELAAYKVPKHIEFTLSLPKSMVGKVLRRKLVEAHCEAMGV, encoded by the coding sequence ATGAGTCATAAGCCCTGGCTTGATCAGTACGATACAGGTGTGCCTGGTACGCTGCACCCCTACCCTGAACACACACTTCTGGATGTCGTCAGGAGAAGTGCGGAACTTTGTCCCGATAATACGGCGCTGCTGTTTAAGGGGAGTACGATTTCCTATGGCGAGCTTGAGCGTTTGAGCAGCGCGCTTGCTGTTTCGCTTATTGTGCTCGGGATTAAAAAGGGGGATCGGGTCGCACTTTTGATGCCGAATTCACCGCAGATGATTATCGCTGAATTCGGGGTGTGGAAGGCCGGCGCGATTGTTGTGCCGATGAACCCGCTTTCGACGGAGCACGAGCTTGAACATGCGCTGAATGAGTGCGGTGCTGAAACGGGGATTGTTCTGACTCCTTTTTATGAAAAACTCAAGTCTGTGGAGAAAAAAACTGCTCTCAGGCGTGTGATTGCTTCGAGTATCAAGGAGTATCTTTCGCCGTTCATGCAGCTTCTTTTTACGCTCTTGAAGGAGAAAAAGGATGGTCACCGGATTGCGTTGCGTGCGGGCGATCATATGTTTCAGGATCTTCTGCTCTCTTCGCGGCAAGCCGGGCGGCGAGAGTTTGGGGTAAGGCACGATGAAACCGCGCTTTTTCTTTTTTCGGGCGGGACGACGGGAAAACCGAAGTGCGCCGTGATCAGTCATCATGCGCTGGTGATGACGGGTATGCAGATTGCAAGCTGGTTCAGCGTTATTCTCGACAGGGGAAAGGATGTTATTCTGCTGAACATGCCTCTTTTTCATGTTTATGCCCAGGCGGGTATCATGCCGGCGGCTATCATCGAGCGGTATCCTCTTGCGCTTGTTCCTAATCCCAGGGATCTTGACGATCTTCTCGGCACGATCAAGAAGGTCAGACCCGCTCTGTTGCCGGGTGTTCCTACGCTTTTCAATGCGTTGATCCAGCATCCGAGGGTCAAGGCGGACAAGGATATTCTGAAATCGGTCAAGCTGAGCGTTTCAGGTGCAGCTCCGCTGCTTCTTGAAACCAAGAAGCGGTTCGAGGAGCTGACCGGGGGTCGTATTATTGATGCGTACAGTTTGACCGAGTCGGCGCTTGCATCGGTGTTTACGCCGATTCTCGGTACTTACAAGCAGGGATCGGTGGGGGTTCCGGTGCCGGATGTGACGATCAGGATTGTCGATCCTGAGTATGGCCGGGATTTTTGCAAGGTTCTTGAGATTGGCGAGGTGATCATGCATGCGCCTCAGCTTATGACCGGCTATTGGCAGAATCCGGCTGAAACTGCACTGACTCTCCGTGACGGGTGGCTTTTTACCGGCGATCTCGGCTATCTGGATGAGGATGGTTATCTTTTTATTGTTGATCGAAAGAAGGATGTGATCAAGCCGGGCGGGTTTCAGGTTTGGCCTCGCGATGTCGAGGAGGTTCTGGCTGCGCATCCCGCGGTGCTCGAGGTGGGCGTGGCGGGCGTTCCTGATCCTTATCAGGGGGAGGCTGTGAAGGCGTGGGTGGTTCTTCGCGCAGGTGTTAGTGTTTCGGTTGAGGAGTTGCAGGCGCATTGCCGTAAGGAGCTTGCTGCTTATAAGGTTCCGAAGCATATCGAGTTTACGTTGTCGCTTCCGAAGTCGATGGTTGGAAAGGTGCTTCGTCGAAAGCTTGTCGAGGCTCATTGCGAGGCTATGGGGGTGTGA